In a genomic window of Phragmites australis chromosome 14, lpPhrAust1.1, whole genome shotgun sequence:
- the LOC133890880 gene encoding protein TIC 20-I, chloroplastic-like isoform X1: MVLCQGLSSGNAQLLAFPCRSSSLKSTQFHVKRKNFSAQAVRVVVDSFHHCMRTSFPSVNSIKSIPSLSTWHNQHLRPEVGCRASSLASFSYPELTSKPRWWWRTLACVPYLLPLHNMWSYADAIYQLHTYLQGFSLLYTFIDTMTLLPGWLFLVIFMTVYFFVVRRKWSPHFLRFHVILAILLDTGSQAVATMCTWMPGIVYQGKPMQYFWMSIAFIQIFSVLECMRCALAGMYPNVPFISHTAFIHSDLNLFR; the protein is encoded by the exons ATGGTTCTCTGTCAGGGCTTATCTTCTGGAAATGCTCAGCTGCTAGCCTTTCCTTGTAGATCATCAAGTCTGAAGAGCACTCAGTTTCATGTTAAGAGGAAGAATTTTTCTGCACAAGCTGTAAGAG TTGTTGTTGATTCCTTCCATCATTGTATGCGTACGTCATTCCCAAGTGTGAACTCTATCAAGAGCATTCCATCACTATCAACATGGCACAATCAGCATCTAAGGCCTGAAGTTGGTTGTCGAGCATCCTCTCTGGCATCATTCAGCTACCCCGAGCTGACTTCCAAACCCagatggtggtggagaactCTAGCTTGTGTGCCATACTTGCTGCCACTCCACAACATGTGGTCTTATGCTGACGCCATCTACCAGCTGCACACATACTTGCAGGGGTTTTCGCTATTGTACACCTTCATCGACACCATGACACTACTTCCTGGGTGGCTCTTCCTGGTGATATTTATGACAGTCTACTTCTTCGTTGTGAGACGAAAATGGTCGCCACACTTCCTAAGGTTCCACGTAATCCTGGCTATCCTCCTGGACACCGGCTCCCAAGCAGTGGCCACCATGTGCACCTGGATGCCAGGCATCGTGTATCAGGGGAAGCCCATGCAGTACTTCTGGATGTCGATCGCGTTTATACAGATCTTCTCAGTGCTCGAGTGCATGCGGTGTGCTCTTGCTGGAATGTACCCAAATGTCCCGTTCATATCGCA
- the LOC133890880 gene encoding protein TIC 20-I, chloroplastic-like isoform X2, producing the protein MVLCQGLSSGNAQLLAFPCRSSSLKSTQFHVKRKNFSAQAVRVVDSFHHCMRTSFPSVNSIKSIPSLSTWHNQHLRPEVGCRASSLASFSYPELTSKPRWWWRTLACVPYLLPLHNMWSYADAIYQLHTYLQGFSLLYTFIDTMTLLPGWLFLVIFMTVYFFVVRRKWSPHFLRFHVILAILLDTGSQAVATMCTWMPGIVYQGKPMQYFWMSIAFIQIFSVLECMRCALAGMYPNVPFISHTAFIHSDLNLFR; encoded by the exons ATGGTTCTCTGTCAGGGCTTATCTTCTGGAAATGCTCAGCTGCTAGCCTTTCCTTGTAGATCATCAAGTCTGAAGAGCACTCAGTTTCATGTTAAGAGGAAGAATTTTTCTGCACAAGCTGTAAGAG TTGTTGATTCCTTCCATCATTGTATGCGTACGTCATTCCCAAGTGTGAACTCTATCAAGAGCATTCCATCACTATCAACATGGCACAATCAGCATCTAAGGCCTGAAGTTGGTTGTCGAGCATCCTCTCTGGCATCATTCAGCTACCCCGAGCTGACTTCCAAACCCagatggtggtggagaactCTAGCTTGTGTGCCATACTTGCTGCCACTCCACAACATGTGGTCTTATGCTGACGCCATCTACCAGCTGCACACATACTTGCAGGGGTTTTCGCTATTGTACACCTTCATCGACACCATGACACTACTTCCTGGGTGGCTCTTCCTGGTGATATTTATGACAGTCTACTTCTTCGTTGTGAGACGAAAATGGTCGCCACACTTCCTAAGGTTCCACGTAATCCTGGCTATCCTCCTGGACACCGGCTCCCAAGCAGTGGCCACCATGTGCACCTGGATGCCAGGCATCGTGTATCAGGGGAAGCCCATGCAGTACTTCTGGATGTCGATCGCGTTTATACAGATCTTCTCAGTGCTCGAGTGCATGCGGTGTGCTCTTGCTGGAATGTACCCAAATGTCCCGTTCATATCGCA